The region TTATTATCAACAAACCTGTGAAAACTCTAAAAGAAACAATGAACTGATTCAACTATCAAGTATCATTTGTGTGTCCAAATGCTGATATATCTTCTTCTGTGCATTAAAGctctattgttgtccaaaaaacacatcaatgagcctcactgttgcactgggtgacatgttccttcattactttgaacacacacacactgtagtttattttaactcagtcccacatacaccgccgtgctgctgctgtcaaTACTCACGAGAGTCCCAAATCCGCAGCAGAAAATAGTCCCAattaaatgcactatttcctcctgtttaagtgacattttctaaaaactacagtacccagctgttttaggaaattattgagtcatttttaaaaatgaaactatatatttgtgtccAGTTTTTACAGATTTACGTATCAGTAGAAGCCAGTGGGTTTGGAGGTCAGAAAACACTGAGAGATGGACTATCACACTCTTGGTTTGggtctttttatgggattgTAAAAGACTTACGTGTGCAGGTTTTCCCGTCACCACTGTATCCTTGTGGACAGACTCCACAGATGAACGAGCCAGGAGTGTTGTCACAGCCCACTCCGGGGAAACAAGGCTGAGGGACGCACTCATCTATATCTTCTCTACATGTGCGGCCTGAAAGCATATGAAACACCAGACGATGCAATGTGGACATATTACATAACttaaaaaacaactataaacaACGAAAAGGGGATGTAATTGGGTGAGATGTCTTtactgcatactgtatgtgacgcAAATTAAAGGGCTATAAGTTTTGTTAAACTACAGTGCACCATCACCATAATATAAGTACTATTGACACAACAATATCTAAGTTACCTACATTTTAGACTCCTTTCTTGTTGTTTATGCGTCTTATAAAAGGGAAATATCACTTGCAGCATTTGGTTTAAACAGAGCAGGACGTGCCACAATCGGTGAGTTTCACCTCATAATCTAAAGCATTTATTTGGAAGTAAAACTAGTCTAAAAGTGTTGATAAATTTCTAATAAATTTCTCCAGTATAAAACTCATTCAACTACAGTAAGAGCAGCAGGTCAAATTTCTCTCTAAATTGTGGCAAAAGAatcaatgtttttataattCCTCTGGGCCGTCCATACAGGTCAATAAGGTCACAGATCACTTAATCCCCCTTCTAAGTGTAGTCCTGCAGATAAGGTATCCCCTACTAAATCAAAACACTCCTCAGTCTTTTACTTTGGGTGGTTTGAAGTAAACAGCTCTGCAGGTTGATCCCTACCTGTCATTCCAGGTGGGCAGATACAGGAGAAGGAGTTGGGTCCGTCGATACAGCGGCCCAGTCTGCAGGGGTTAGGTTTACAGTCGTCAATGTCCACCTCACACCTTTCACCTTTAAATccatccagacacacacacaggtattcCCCGCTGCCGGCAGGCATGTTGACGTTGGTCACACAGGAAGCTCCATTCAGACATTCACAGGAGCGCACAGACACCtgaaaggaaaggggaaaagaaaCAGGTTTGTGTTCTGAAAACAATTTGTTGGCATCATGCGTCTGGTTTAAGGCGTTCTTTAGACTTTCTTTACTCCACAATGACCTCTCTAGGAAGTATATGGAcatggcaacacacacacaaaagaaacagaaataaCGTGAGCAGACGGCAACACTTGCTGTAATAGTAAGCTATAGAACTCTGGGTGGAtgcaataaaatagaaaaatgataagtaaacaaataaataaacaaattcacAGATGAGCAAACAAGTACACTAAAATTTAAAGTAAAGTAGTTACCTCACATTTATCATTTACTATTGATGAAACAGAGAAGATCCAATCTGATAAAGAGTTCATATTGTTTCTCCTGCTTTCTGCCCAAAGCAGTGCCACAATTGCATAATACTACATCCAACTACTGTACAGAATGTGCTGTATActacataaaaatacagttAGCCTATAAGAAATCAAAGCAATTTACCACTCTGCACTAACAGCAAATGATACAAGATGTGCACGATGATGTATGTCAATCAAACTGCGACTTTAAGAACGGCACTGACAATTTAATTtggcagaaaaacaaagagaaagaaattcTGTTTTCGGAGATGTCCCTGAAGCTGTCTCTCTCCACCATCTGTAATTTAATCTGAATGTTTTGTAGCTGTGAGCAGCTCTCTTATTTCATGTGTgtattgcattgtgggacaatTCTATCCATCAACACAAAACTAATTAAATCATCAAGCTGATTTACATGCATTTGGACATCTTTGGGTatttcactttttcagtgtAAACACACATCAAACACAAAACCTGCTAAGAAATACTCCAGTGAGCAGAGAACTACGTATCATTAGCGCCCTCTAGTGGGAAGAAGCAACAGGATTATTTAGTGAGAGCCAAATGCTGTGGTGGGCTCTTGACCACAAGTTTGCCTCCTTTGGACCCTTTTACCTGCCTAAAACACTCAGCCCTCCCTCAATATACACTGTTGAGTTGCTATTGAACAAGAAATTAAGGCCTACTGCTGCAGTAAAGCTGTAGTGGGAGACTGAAAGTCTGGTTAAACTTGtcagaacacaaaacaaacaaaaaaaacaaactggtgtttctggttttaaaaataaataaacaaacccagtggaaaaaaaggtttgatcaaggcacattttaaaatttttcattaacacttcatttaaaatttaaaattaaaaatgcagaaaaaacagCATACACATATTTCATGATCCATTTATAAAACAGATATAAACGGACAATACAATATCAACAGGAATATTTAGACAGAGAATTATATTCAAATGAtgtacacattttattattttgttttatatattgcaatgattatttatgtatatactgtatgaggatGAACATTAAGTTCATTATCTAAGTTATAGAAATGGGTAGGACCTTCTAAGTGTTTACTTCTGCCTACTCCTTTGTGAATATGTAGCAAGATTTATATATTaagtatatttaaaatgtgctGTATATGTTTACTGGTCATTGTATTGGTGattcttattttgttttcttattatttgcAACAGCTTCGAAATaatactatctatctatctatctatctatctatctatctatctatccttcTATCTATAAAATCTGTAACTTCTAGGCTACTTGAACTTATCTCTCCACTGCAAACTAACCCTAGCTGTATACTTTACCACCTCACAAATATACTCATGCTTGCTTTGTACTTAGTGGGTGTGAAGCTGTAAAGTAAGGACGGGTCAGGTCacacaaaagaaacacaaacgCAGCACTACCTGTATGGAGGATGTGGTCTCAGCGTTACAGTCGTCCGTCACAGTAAActggaaagtgtgtgtgtctgtagtttcGGTCTTCCACATCAGCAGGCCGGCCGGAGACAGAGATGCACCTTCAGGACCTGATTCCAGGGTGAAGAGCACCGCCGAGCCCTCGGGGTCCCGAGCTTGTAGCTGGTAGATGAAACTCTCCCCCTGGAAGGACCGCAGTTGAAACGGCATCGACTGGAGCGCCGGAGGCTCGTTCTCTGATGGGAAACACAAAGGAGGGAATAAgtgagagagactgaataaaCCGATGAGGGAGTCATGATGTGGTGAGTGACAGGAATCAGAGAAGTCTtctgcagccctaatttgtgtTACAAGTTGAAAAAAGGTTTATTTTGCAAACATAAGAATCTCCTGATTTTAGCTTATCATTGACATTGTCTGTATTGGCTGAAAGTGAAAAGAAATTGCAGtgcagaaaatgcaaaaatgaatacaaagataCATTTTGTGACAGGTTATTTGAGTCTTATTTTTCTCATcttaactttggtatttttttaagtaattttttgagaaaaaaaaagtcacaattctctgattccagcttcttaaatgtgaatattttctggtttctttactcctctagtATAGATCAGGCTCTACgttttaatatataaattcaTTAAATGCATACATGAACAAATGAGCTTGATGTGTGAGTAGATGGAATCAGCCTAATCAATAATGCACACCGTGTCCTGCCATCGTTATCATTCAGATCAGTGATTTAACTTCAGTAAAGTCCGTGCTATATATTCTGTCGTTTTCTTCTGAACAGAGCCGAGCACCGTTTGACCTACTTTAAGTTGAAGAAGCAAAGTTGGTCAGAAAGTGCAACAATGAGGTGAGCTGTCCTCATATCAGCGCCGGGGGACTGAAGCAACTTCAATGGCTCCAATCTGCACAGAGCTGCTGACAAATTATCAAAACAGCCCTGAGCAACTACCGGCTACAAAACTCAGTGATGGCTGTCCAACCTCAGCTCTACTGATTAAGTGACAATCAAAGAACTTTTCAAACTTACATCGTGTGTACGTTATCATCTAGACGCCTGTGAGCTGTGAGACAAACCAGATGAGGAACAAAATGACATTTCAATCTACATACTCTCCGCTATGGACCATGTGTGTTTGGACGAGTCGGGGCGACATGTGAGGCAAGGGCTGCTGGGATTGGACTCCCCCTCGCTGTAACATAGGCCGTCGATGCTGCATGTTTTCTCCTGGGAAGCAAAgacaataaataacacaattaTGTTCAGAGTTTATTTCTCTTTGAAACAAACTGCTGTTCATTTCTTGCTGCTAACCCTGGCCTACCTCAGTGAGCTGCATGGCTTTATGTAAAGCATGTCATACAGAACAAGGCCAGTTTTGTTGAAACACTCCCAACAAAATTAACCCCGTACATTTGCTTTGAGGTAAACAAACCTaattgtttcctgtgtttaAGGAAACCTCACACATTCAGCAACACTAAATTACAAGCAGATCAGTAGGTAGACCATTAAAATGTACAGTTGCATGATGAATGTTCACTCtcctgcagaaaaacaaatatctaaaaacaacacttaattatcagggctgtcaaagcaaaCGCAAATtcgctttaacgccactaatttctttaacgcatgaatacaacttgagatttttaggttttaaagctagagtgaagatattggtatcatatgaaactagaaaaaaactaagaaatgcgttagtaccaatcatgtcatactagcttgtcgcgaaggaggttaaataacgctccaaacttacgctaaattttggtgaggaaaaactggcattgccattttcaaaggggtccattgacctctgacctcaagatatgtgaatgaaaatgggttctatgggtacccacgagtctcccctttacacacatgcccactttatgataatcacatgcagtttggggcaagttatagtcaagtcagcacactgacacactgacagctgttgttgcctgttgggctgcagcaAACCCGGAGCATCCCGACGCTGTCTAAGTtgctgtatgtacagtaatacactgactataaggatgtatatatactgcacatgtagcagcgtcatcaggTTACGTGGGAAAAcattttagaagggcttgggaaaatagcattttgatgctagaGCATacgtactttgaccaaaatttgaatgttgggatttgaataaataaggatcaccactgggaagctacagaatgatataaaaacctcaaaaactCCCatataatggacccgccctttaagaaAGCTGTCTCACCCTCAGGGTACAGAGGACTTCAGTGTTGAGGCTGCAGATCTGGCAGGCTCCGTCATACAGAGTCAGTATCTTGGTATTGCTGTAGCTGTAGCCATCATTGGATACCTGCCATCAGCAGAAGCTTGATTACTGTGGATCACTGGGAAAAGGCATtcaacaaataaactgaactGTACAGTAGTCGCTCACATTGGGTCATTTTAGACTGCTCAAATatttcaacacaggtcattGTACAATCTGagaataatgttttgtttaatttcattttccTCCTGAACAACGTCGAAGCTGGAGAAAACCTCCAGCTGCACTTTGTGGACGAGTTCCACAACTGCAGCCGGCttataaaaacaagcaaacctTCACATCTGTCTGCTGTCATTACTCCAGTGCAGATTTACTGTATATTCTCATATTAGGAGATTTTTGAGAAAATGTAATATCTTGTAAATCTTGTAATACCTAGTTTTGAGAAGGCGATggagaaaagaaaggaggaatAAAAACAGTTTCAGCAGCATGCATTGCAGAAATGGTTGGAGACGTAACTAACTTTGATCTGCCAGCGAGCCAGTGGTCTGTTTGTCACCGTCTCCAGGTCCAGGCCTGCAGGAGCCCGGCTGTCCTCCAGAGGGAGCTGGCACTCCAGAGCCGTCACATCCAGAAAGATGGCCAGCACGAACTGGGGCTCATCCAGAACCCACTCCCCATCCTCGAACTTGACaagagacacagagggagagagggaggaagccATGAGTGGTAGGAGAGAGACATTAGAGAGCAGGGAAGGACAGAGAGAAGGTAGGGTAAAGTaaagaaagagataaaaaatacaGGTGTCAACTAGTGCAAAAAACATGGTGATAGCTTTACTCTGAACAGAAGAGTGAATTGAGAAAGGAGCATGTGAGCGGTAAATATTAGGGGGGTTATCACCGCCACAGCACTAAGCGGATGTATTTCATACATGATCAGACGGGCCGTATTGTGCTTTAATTAAATCTCCACAGTAACTGTATTTACATACTTTCATTTACTTTGTGATGCAGAGCAACAGTGAGCTATGCAAGTACTTGAACTTGAGTTACAGTTAGGCTTTGTTTACGTTTTTGTCTCACTGTGACAGAGAGCAGAAGGTTTACAGTGGAGGTGTTTTTGCTTGCTTTTTGTGTTATTGAAAAGGAGAAGATTACTGGGCCCTTCTTGTTGTCTTCACTCTACAATATCACAGGGCTCGACAATAAGGATTGCCCGATGGCCTGGGGCAAGTAAAATACCACgtcgggctagtaaatctagaAAATCACTTGCTTAGAATTAAACACATCGTCcttccggagctgatgatggaagtagcttcTGTAACTGCTTTACATTAAATGGCTGTCAGCAGGGCAGAGAGCACGTCGGGTGatttgtatttatatggttTCATTAGGTTTTTAGACGTGAAGCATCTGCTATAGCCTGTactttcactcactcactcagtccaTCTCTGGGGATAAGGAGGGAGGATTGATTGACACACTGTGTCCTTGTTCTGATTCATTTACTTAaaaattaaacatgacaattaactttagtctttcttgttatttgataaccgctaataaatcaaacaatttgTATCAGGGCTAGTAAAAATTTACTTTTGGCAAGTTGATTTCTGAACCACTTGCATAACCGggcaagttaaaaaaaacattaacattgaAGCCTGTATCCTAGACTGCAGTTGTACTTCCATGAACAATTGAAGAAAGAATTGGCAACCCCCTGgtataaaattattaaattttttgAGGTAGTGCCAGAAAAGAGGATGCATGCACAGCAAAGGCATTGTGTAAACAATGAGGgataaagaaaacaagaagcagaaaaaaaaacaaagtaccTTTTCTTTAACAAACTCACACTTGAGCTCGTAGGAGTCCTTGAATCCTTGACCGTAGACCTGGATTGTGGAGCAGTCTCCCTGTCGGACGTCACACAGACCTTCCTTCTCCAGCTCAGTGATCTCCGGGATCTGGTCttcacaacatcaacaacaaagaGTGCAGACGAGCATCATGGACTGTTAGACCTGAGAATGTATTGTATTGGCTTGTTTTTAATCTAATGTACTGTGAGCTGTagcttttgttttgatttataaAGAAtttgggacattttacagtCGAAAAATGAACTTGTCAGTGCTggctggtggacaaactatgtaatggAAACTAAATTCTAAATGACCTCAAacatatatttactgatatATCAGCAAAAAACGATTATTGACTGATCTATGGGCTTTATTAAAGACATCTCTAGTGCGTCTGTGTCAGTGTATGTGTAGTATGTTACCAGACAGCACACTGCAGTCATATGACCCAAATCCTGGGAAGCAGACACAACCCCACTCTGAGCACTGGCCGTTCCCGTTGCACAGATTGGGACACCTGAGGACAGCCAGAACATCCTGgtactcttcttctctcctcctctcctccgttAGCCTCCTCTCACACTCATTTTCCAGCAGCGGTAAAGTTGCATTCAGCCACGACAGCTCATCCTTCAGCTGGAGGTCGGTAACACACATAGCCACCGCCTGGCTAATTATCGACTCTCCTAACAGGCGGCTGCAACCCAACGCTATGCTGGAGTCTGCCACAGCCTGCTTGCACTGAGTCCTAGCCTGCTGCTCGGTCAGGCCAGAAGGGGTGGGCCACGTTAGGGAAGAGTCCGGTTGAGCTGCTGCTTCGTGGTCCTCTGGGAAAAAGTAGGTGAAGCCctccagatcagactggctGAGGCTTTGGTGCGGAGAGTTAGAAATGTAGCGGTGGGTCTGCCGCCTGCTTCTGCGTCGCTGGTGATGAGCTGAAGCTCCATCCCTGGAGGCTGTCGAGGAGACGCTTCTTTCACGCGTCTGAGCGTCACTACCTCGATCCTGGGTGTTTTGGCTGCTGGAGCGGCCTGGAGGCAGCGGCTGTCTGTTGTTTCCTTCACCTCTGAGTAGTTCCACCGAGCCGATGTACTCGGCCGTGACATCCAGAGTGGGGATGACGTCGGGGAGGTGCACGTTGCCGTGATGAGAGCAGGTGGAGTCGGAGGAGGTGACTGGTTGAGGTCGGGCTCTGGGAGATGTGAGGCGGGGCCCGGCCTGACAGTTACAGTACTTGCGGGGGCTCAGTGTACTCAGGTGGGATGGCACGGTGTCAAACAGGCTGTTGCCTGGAGGGAGcctgacagaggagaggagcagatgTCAGTGAGAAGGAAACAGGGTTTGACAGGAGGGTCTTTGATAGAGGGCCCTGTGCTACCATAGGTGATATTGTGAATAGCAGTGAAAATTCCtaagaaagaaataataatcAAGTGACTGGAATCCAATTGACAAAGTGAACCTTGTGGCGGAAAGGATCTGGTTCACAGGTGAAGGTGCCCGGTTTGCCAGgttggtaatccagccttgGAGATGGTGTATACTAGAACAAAGCTTTGCAGAAGGTGCTTGGCTCCTGAGTGACTACTAAACCTGTCTAAAATTTAGGGTTGTTCTCAACCAAAGAAATCCTTAGACGACCcatacgattttgtcaactaatggataagttgatttaatcgacagatctgtaaaactgattttcttcacaaagaatcacacaaaagcaccactttaaatcttgtgtttagcAGGGATGtactcataagtttcttggaaatatcattcagcatgaaaaaagcattaaaaaaagactaatcgactaaagaccggaaaaaaaactgattagtcgactaatcatgAAGACAACAATTGATtgtttctgattggtcaactaacaattgaccaatcagagtttATTAGGCAGGATTAAATGTCCTCTCCCTACATAGCTCGTTAGCTGCCTAGGTACATTCATGAAAAATGGCAAcaaacgtgagccgcagagtgcgaAACCGTGCTACTgtcagccgctgtctgacttccgttgctcccaaagtagtgttatcatggtaaagatggcctctgagcgaggccaaTGGCGcaaccacagttttgcactcagaAGTTCACGTTCCCGCAGTCTTGTAAAGTGGGGAACGAGCGGAGGGTtattcaattggttgcaatcagcagccacaccactagatgccgccaaatcctacacactgtccctttaaatctgCATATGCCTCTGATCaatgtaaaaaacattaacTGCTCCTAACAACCGATACCAAAACTTTTGTGTCAACTGACATTTACGTCACTCTATAAAACACTGACCTCCATTCAGAGATAAAAGCGCGCAGATGTTCCAGTTTGGCGCCCCCTGCTGAGTGGAAGTCGTTGTCTGACTGTCCATCGTAGGTCCCACACAGGCCCTCGGTGTGGCTCCGGTCTGAACTGGGAGCTCTCAGCGTCAGACTCATTCCCCAGTCAGACACGTCTGCACGAACAAACGCTCCCGACGAGAAGGTCATCTGCCAACAGTCAAAGATTCACGACCAGCACATGAACAAAGAGAGCATCTTCAACAACAAGCAGCCAGCTACATTTTACACGAGTATGTCAAACCATACATCAAGAACACCCTTTGGTCCTTCTCAAGCATGTTTGTGATGTCTTTGAGTTTTTCTTCTcaattctcctctgacctcagtTTTAATGTTTCCAAGcagtttcaaatatttttgaaaatgttctgcAGGTAAATGGGTGGGTTGTTAAGTTGGTATTAAATTGTGTGCTGCATGAAAAACATACATTAATGTCATAactaatttaaatattattgttttttcccccctaaaaatacaatgatttttatttgtgtatgtgttggtaaagatataataatgtaataatgtaaaatatacacATGCTGTCAAAATTAAGCAACATAATTAATTGAATGATATATTCATGTTGTTTGTTctaaaaagttgtattatttaaGAACTTGAAGCTATGTGTaaagagtatatatatatatataatatagaatGTAACTAAATGAATTCAGCTGTACTGTTTATTGTTTTAGTAATCTGCAGACTCGTCCTCGCTCACCGTGACTTTGCGTCCCTGGAAGGACTCCGTGATGCGGATGCCGCTCTTGCTCAAGTCTCTGTTCTTCACAGACAGGTGAGGTTTGGTTTCACCCATCTCTCCGTTGCACATGTCAAAAGCGACGACATCACCGCCGTCCCTCACCACGAAACCGCACACACACGAGGCGACGTGCACCACGCTGCCGCACTCCCACTGACGAACGTGGACCTCAAACGGCCTCAAAATGCTCTTATAGAGAATAAAGGTGCCGACCTGGTAGTTCTCATAGTGCCTGTaaataaacagagaaaaacattgttttacagATCATTAGATATGATCATATTACAGCGCTGAAAGCTATTAAATTACAATTCAATAAAGTACAGTTTATGATACATATAAATGTTTCCTGATGAGCTGAATAAGAGACTGAAGTACCTGCCATCAAATGTGATGATGTGAGGATCAGTGAAGGAGTAGCAGTAGGCTGAGGGGACATCCTTCACTGTTATCTGAAATGACAGATcaatttaattcatatttaaaataaaaatactcagGATACATGATTACAGTACAGGAATGTACAGTTGGTTCTCCactacatatttaaaaaaacaatgagtATGATTTTACTACAAacacaatgtatagactgatacaaaaataatccctctcaatcatcacttatgacccactagcAGTGTGTGGGGTTGTCTGTAtctgcaattaatcgcgatatcatattttaatcgattgacagccctaataaaaatccAAACCACATGAATTAATAAACCATCAACAATGTATCACAAAATAACAACTTTTTAAATTCTACCGGAAGCGTTTTATTCTGTTTACCTCAACCGGTTCTGGTGAGTATCCATTCCAGAGAAAGTTCTGTGTGACGATGGATTTAACGGAGATCTGAGTCGTCCTGTTGCCATCTTTGACAAAGTCAGTGACGGGGCTGAAGTGGATCAGAGCTCGGCCACAAACCCCGTCCCTGCAGGGGCCCCGGGTCAGGTCCACCACGcaggaggacagagacagatCCGCACTCAACAAACCCTCATCTATAACACAACAAGGAATGAGGTGCGGTTTACTCGCATGACGatataacagaaaaataaatgtgtcattatcTCGCTGTAAGTCCTCACCTTTATTGCTTGTGCTGAGCTGCAGAGACAGAGTGCACTGCTCTGTAGAGGAGGAGGACTCGTCCAGACACGGGATAGGAACTGTGCTCTCAACCACCAGCTCATACAGCCTCCCATCTTCAGATACACTGCTCACCTCCGGTCTTAGCTGcacaaaacagttataaaaccGATCAGCCCTTTTGTACATAGACACTTTATCACAAACACATGGCATTCAGAAGGAGAGGTTGTAGGCAAAGACATATCTcttggacaaaaacaaaattactaCAGCCAGTGAAATTTTGACATCAGACAACAGGCTTGAATGACAAAATCTAAATTAGCTTTGAACAACAACCCACTGACATCCACAAACGCTGCCAATAAAGACTCTGCCATTCACAAACTCAGAGCACTTCCTGTTGCCCCCACCTTCTGTTGCTGCTCTAAAAAAGTATAATTTAACCCATTCTCCTCTATTGTTACCCCTGTTTCTTCACCATGATAACTTCCTCCAATAGGAACAAACTCCTACGCATCACACGCCTCCAAATTTATTGGCCTCTCAGACCTCAACAGCAAAGCCATTACGCACAGAGCACACACCATAGCACACGACTCCCTCAACCCATTCTTGGCACTGCTTCTATCTGGTCGTAGGTACAGATCCCTGGCCTTGAGACAGGCATGCGGCAGGAGCTGAGCTAACTGCCTCCTGGCTCTAGCTccatacacacagacatgaaatTGGTATATTAATCTTCTCTTATAACTATCTGAAAGAAAGAGAATTGCTGtaatttccaaaatgttgaaatattcctttaaatatataCGGCAAACTATATACAGTAACTTTCTTCTGCGTAAGTATACATATGCACACAGGAATATAATAAAAACCAACAGACAGGACTACACAGAAATGCAATCAAAAGTATAGAACTGCATCAAGAGCACATGCATAGTTATAAAACTTTGGATTGCTGTGATATACCATAATGCCAGCAAAGAACTCCTGACTTTCCACTGAAGCACCACGGACGTCTGGCGAGTCCAAGAAGAAACTGGAGCTGGAGCAGTaaatctgagagagagagagagagagagagagagagagagagagagagagagagagatttgttttcttaaaaaaaaagaaaaaaatgtgaattgtTATGCCTACattgtaaagagagagagagagagagagaaaaggagagagagaaggaacagAAAGAACCACAGAgcaaataaaagggaaaaatccTGGGTATATAAAAGGTTTTATAGTTAGGGCCAGGTCACACACACGACCAGCGCACAGTAAAACAAAACGACATGTTGACAGGTTTCAATAATAGCTTCAGTCACAAAATCTTTGATTTACACAGCAAGTCTTATTTCCAGGAGAATGGGAAGTGGATTGACGTAGGAGTGCTCTACTGAAAATGTTCTGATccatttgttcttttttcttacCAGATGTTCGTATGCTGGGCTGGCCTTCACTATTAGTTATTATATAATTTTCTCCCACCTGTCTAAAAACGTTCAAATATCAGAATGATTCCCTTTTGgttcatctgtttttatttcaattattattagggctatTGGAATAAATTATTCCAATTTATTCCCATTCCAGTAACACCTCCTTTCATGAATAAAAGCCTGGAATGAGGTTAAGTCAGTCCTGACTGTTAGCTTTCATTAGCCTACGGTTAGTGAGACTGGTGGTGAGTCTGtgtccgtctggaaaagtaggTTCTGTTGTGGATATTTATAGCCTCAGAGACTTAGGCGCCGATCGGTAGA is a window of Sebastes umbrosus isolate fSebUmb1 chromosome 11, fSebUmb1.pri, whole genome shotgun sequence DNA encoding:
- the LOC119497035 gene encoding von Willebrand factor D and EGF domain-containing protein isoform X1; amino-acid sequence: MRLETVLKLLPCVVFLLPNVMHAQTELPPECAPGGHSILQDPYRSTTFSSSWLQQSALQDFICDHSLSPGWYQFQIFDKPASMPTQCVEVNHCGTQAPVWLSLADGESLPGPLEVRQLTACAAWQLFPGTSKDCCMFRIPVTVRNCGDFYVYLLQPTQGCMAYCAQEMADTSPTASLSCGPDEVNVDGTCTTKQPPAPFAPVIVSEVTGNAVYLKCSFGSSSNSSLGYVVAWSRLSPEGRKEELKQETTIQTSAFIELDGFNLRLGDKIYCSSSSFFLDSPDVRGASVESQEFFAGIMLRPEVSSVSEDGRLYELVVESTVPIPCLDESSSSTEQCTLSLQLSTSNKDEGLLSADLSLSSCVVDLTRGPCRDGVCGRALIHFSPVTDFVKDGNRTTQISVKSIVTQNFLWNGYSPEPVEITVKDVPSAYCYSFTDPHIITFDGRHYENYQVGTFILYKSILRPFEVHVRQWECGSVVHVASCVCGFVVRDGGDVVAFDMCNGEMGETKPHLSVKNRDLSKSGIRITESFQGRKVTMTFSSGAFVRADVSDWGMSLTLRAPSSDRSHTEGLCGTYDGQSDNDFHSAGGAKLEHLRAFISEWRLPPGNSLFDTVPSHLSTLSPRKYCNCQAGPRLTSPRARPQPVTSSDSTCSHHGNVHLPDVIPTLDVTAEYIGSVELLRGEGNNRQPLPPGRSSSQNTQDRGSDAQTRERSVSSTASRDGASAHHQRRRSRRQTHRYISNSPHQSLSQSDLEGFTYFFPEDHEAAAQPDSSLTWPTPSGLTEQQARTQCKQAVADSSIALGCSRLLGESIISQAVAMCVTDLQLKDELSWLNATLPLLENECERRLTEERRREEEYQDVLAVLRCPNLCNGNGQCSEWGCVCFPGFGSYDCSVLSDQIPEITELEKEGLCDVRQGDCSTIQVYGQGFKDSYELKCEFVKEKFEDGEWVLDEPQFVLAIFLDVTALECQLPLEDSRAPAGLDLETVTNRPLARWQIKVSNDGYSYSNTKILTLYDGACQICSLNTEVLCTLREKTCSIDGLCYSEGESNPSSPCLTCRPDSSKHTWSIAEKNEPPALQSMPFQLRSFQGESFIYQLQARDPEGSAVLFTLESGPEGASLSPAGLLMWKTETTDTHTFQFTVTDDCNAETTSSIQVSVRSCECLNGASCVTNVNMPAGSGEYLCVCLDGFKGERCEVDIDDCKPNPCRLGRCIDGPNSFSCICPPGMTGRTCREDIDECVPQPCFPGVGCDNTPGSFICGVCPQGYSGDGKTCTRNQDSPVKAVTTPARVPQVSLKPKSSGPSLCSRRPCHPGVQCFESTHISAGFVCGPCPPGLHGNGRTCTARGQGTVASGADGHIHITKSNSSKEMTPTSSSSSSPTSPRRPSDRRTGRVSSNDRKTTATPHRGQPSDVELNPDLATGVRWGSPYHHVTCADSPCFPGVPCEPTVTGSFRCGRCPYGYTGDGVTCKAVCRYQCGRNMECTLPNTCTCKEGYTGYSCHIAVCRPDCKNQGKCVKPNVCECPAGYSGPTCEEASCEPPCQHGGTCLARNLCTCSYGYVGPRCEIMVCNRHCENGGECVSPDVCTCKPGWYGPTCNSALCNPVCLNGGTCMKTNICACPSGFYGSQCQIAVCSPPCKNGGQCMRNNVCSCPEGYTGKRCQKSVCEPMCMNKGKCVGPNTCSCASGWRGKRCNIPVCLQKCKNGGECLGPNTCHCPTGWEGLQCQTPVCKQRCLNGGRCVLPDYCHCRKGYNGLTCTTKTSQA